From the genome of Syntrophorhabdus sp., one region includes:
- a CDS encoding 2-hydroxyacyl-CoA dehydratase, with translation MNEKLTSKQLSKKITDEYMEDAFHAHDNNKLVGYTTAISPVEIFVAHDIVPIYPENHSVANLTAKKGVELCSVVEGMGYTSHLCAYARSDLGYRKTGVTVTRGIPEPDLFLACNAQCFTLTKWFQVLARRGDLPVFVFDTPEHILDQKARKEIVKYCVLQLKELISFLEKVTKRKFDYDRLKEVMKYSAASSILYRKFLDMAQYKPSPISIFDALIGMAIAVYRRGTQECVDYYQTLCDEIQAKVDQGIGVLPKDQEKYRLYWENLPVWFKFSDHAKLLGSYGGVILTSLYVHAWSFEFDLNKDPLETLAENYVNRFSNSTIEDRADMAMDLFKKYSMNGMIMFMNRSCKAVSFAVPTLKDVLTKRTGIPALVFESDMGDQRFYAESQVRTRIEAYFETLDRLGLAQKTAAA, from the coding sequence ATGAACGAGAAGCTGACATCGAAACAACTGTCCAAGAAGATCACCGACGAATACATGGAAGACGCCTTCCATGCTCATGATAACAACAAGCTCGTCGGGTACACGACGGCGATCTCCCCGGTGGAGATCTTTGTCGCCCACGACATAGTTCCCATCTACCCCGAGAACCACTCCGTCGCCAATTTGACGGCGAAGAAGGGGGTGGAGCTCTGCTCCGTCGTCGAAGGCATGGGCTACACAAGCCACCTGTGCGCCTACGCCCGCAGCGACCTCGGCTACCGCAAGACGGGTGTTACCGTGACAAGGGGCATTCCCGAGCCGGATCTTTTCCTCGCCTGCAACGCCCAGTGTTTCACCCTGACCAAGTGGTTCCAGGTGCTTGCGCGCAGGGGCGACCTGCCCGTTTTCGTATTCGACACACCGGAACACATACTCGACCAGAAGGCACGCAAGGAGATCGTGAAGTACTGCGTTCTCCAGCTCAAGGAGCTCATCAGTTTTCTCGAAAAGGTGACGAAGAGAAAATTCGATTACGACCGCCTCAAAGAGGTCATGAAGTATTCCGCAGCCTCAAGCATCCTCTACAGGAAGTTCCTCGACATGGCCCAGTACAAGCCGTCGCCCATCAGCATCTTCGACGCCCTCATCGGCATGGCCATCGCCGTCTATCGCAGGGGCACCCAGGAATGCGTCGACTACTACCAGACGCTCTGCGATGAGATACAGGCGAAGGTGGACCAGGGCATCGGCGTTCTGCCGAAGGACCAGGAGAAATACCGCCTCTACTGGGAGAACCTGCCTGTCTGGTTCAAATTCAGCGACCACGCGAAACTCCTCGGCTCCTACGGCGGCGTCATCCTCACCTCGCTCTACGTCCATGCCTGGAGCTTCGAGTTCGACCTCAACAAGGACCCGCTCGAGACACTGGCGGAGAACTACGTGAACCGCTTCTCCAATTCCACCATCGAGGACAGGGCCGACATGGCGATGGACCTCTTCAAGAAGTATTCCATGAACGGCATGATCATGTTCATGAACAGGAGCTGCAAGGCCGTGTCCTTCGCGGTACCCACCCTGAAGGACGTCCTCACCAAGAGAACGGGCATCCCCGCCCTCGTCTTCGAGAGCGACATGGGTGACCAGCGCTTCTACGCCGAATCCCAGGTCCGCACCAGGATCGAGGCATATTTCGAGACCCTCGACAGGCTGGGCCTCGCGCAGAAGACCGCGGCAGCCTGA
- the maf gene encoding septum formation protein Maf, translating to MFQVNDGNAIILASESTRRVDILRTLGIPFSIIPPDVDETRRLEETPREYVLRISHEKAHKVGRHFPDKWVIGADTIVVYKSRILGKPVNENEAFKTLQLLKGKWHKVITGFCVLNVDREITYHDAVETRVFMKDLVDEEIMNYIRTSEPLDKAGSYAVQGKGGYMVKEIKGSYSNVVGLPICEVAEVLLSLGILS from the coding sequence ATGTTTCAGGTAAACGACGGAAACGCCATCATACTCGCAAGCGAATCGACGAGGAGGGTCGATATCCTGAGGACTCTCGGGATCCCCTTCTCCATAATCCCTCCCGATGTCGACGAAACGAGGAGGCTCGAAGAGACGCCGCGGGAATACGTTTTGAGGATCTCTCACGAGAAGGCGCACAAGGTGGGAAGGCATTTTCCCGACAAATGGGTCATCGGGGCCGACACGATAGTGGTCTACAAGAGCAGGATCCTCGGCAAGCCGGTGAACGAGAATGAGGCCTTCAAGACGCTCCAGCTTCTGAAAGGGAAGTGGCACAAGGTCATCACCGGGTTCTGCGTCCTGAATGTGGACAGGGAGATCACCTACCACGACGCGGTGGAGACGAGGGTTTTCATGAAGGACCTTGTCGACGAAGAGATAATGAACTATATCCGCACCTCGGAACCCCTTGACAAGGCCGGCTCCTACGCGGTCCAGGGCAAGGGCGGCTACATGGTGAAAGAGATAAAGGGTTCCTATTCGAACGTTGTGGGACTGCCGATCTGTGAGGTCGCGGAGGTCCTCCTCTCGCTGGGCATCCTTTCATGA
- a CDS encoding divalent-cation tolerance protein CutA has protein sequence MPDIIQIVTTIDDREAAERLGRRLVDERLVACCQVVGPIRSIYRWKGKVEEADEWCCVMKTKPSLYRQVEDAIRLLHPYEVPEIVATPVSAALPDYARWVEQQTL, from the coding sequence ATGCCCGACATCATCCAGATAGTCACAACCATCGACGACAGGGAGGCGGCCGAGAGACTGGGAAGACGCCTTGTGGACGAAAGGCTCGTCGCCTGCTGCCAGGTGGTCGGTCCCATCCGGAGCATCTACCGGTGGAAGGGAAAGGTGGAAGAGGCCGATGAGTGGTGCTGCGTCATGAAGACGAAACCGTCCCTCTATCGGCAGGTGGAAGACGCGATACGGCTCCTTCACCCCTACGAGGTCCCGGAGATCGTCGCCACCCCCGTGAGCGCCGCCCTGCCCGACTACGCACGATGGGTGGAACAGCAGACATTGTGA
- a CDS encoding 2-hydroxyacyl-CoA dehydratase, whose translation MWESLDLKDVVALARDPYPSIRQWARDTGKKVVGSTIADVPEEVIYAFDLLPVTILGTHKPLKKAPSHLPDNACSLARSNLELALSYEGDLFSGFVLPQVCDTTQHLSDIWRINFPDKFVVSYLAPRQADRPSARYWVKEEIERLIESLGTWTGKAVSDDALRRSIEIHNENKRLLTELYDIKRKNPGTLTNKQFFSMMKLSLQVDKAEFNKTLGSIKEGIKPKKGKGYTDVVLVGITCDPPEIFDIFDELKLNIVGDTLVDGTRYLQGAPSLNGNLIDALADRHFRRGFFSPIHDNVYKNFEEVKKLYKETKAKAVIYVHIEFCESQEYDLPDLKDMIKKEGIPMHVLDTEYQTTSLSHVLTRAQAFFESLKGGAL comes from the coding sequence ATGTGGGAAAGCTTAGATCTGAAGGATGTTGTTGCACTCGCGCGGGATCCGTATCCTTCCATCCGACAATGGGCTAGAGATACAGGAAAGAAAGTAGTCGGGAGTACCATCGCTGATGTTCCTGAAGAGGTGATCTATGCGTTCGATCTCCTCCCCGTGACTATTCTTGGTACTCATAAACCCTTAAAGAAGGCGCCCAGTCATCTTCCGGACAATGCCTGTTCGCTGGCTCGGAGCAATCTCGAACTCGCGCTGAGTTACGAGGGCGATCTTTTCAGCGGTTTTGTTCTGCCCCAGGTCTGTGACACCACACAGCACCTTTCGGACATATGGCGGATCAATTTTCCCGACAAGTTCGTCGTGAGCTACCTGGCCCCCCGCCAGGCAGACAGGCCGAGCGCCCGGTACTGGGTCAAGGAGGAGATAGAGCGCCTCATCGAATCCCTCGGCACATGGACGGGCAAGGCGGTAAGTGACGACGCGCTCAGGAGGTCCATCGAGATCCACAACGAGAACAAGAGACTCCTGACCGAGCTTTACGACATCAAGAGAAAGAACCCGGGAACACTGACCAACAAACAGTTCTTCAGCATGATGAAACTCTCCCTGCAGGTCGACAAGGCCGAATTCAACAAGACACTGGGATCGATCAAGGAGGGTATCAAGCCGAAGAAGGGCAAGGGTTACACCGACGTTGTGCTCGTGGGGATAACCTGTGATCCGCCCGAGATATTCGATATCTTCGACGAACTCAAGCTGAACATCGTCGGAGACACGCTCGTCGACGGCACCCGTTACCTTCAGGGCGCCCCGTCTTTGAACGGCAACCTCATCGACGCGCTGGCGGACAGACATTTCCGCAGGGGGTTCTTCTCGCCCATCCACGACAACGTCTACAAGAATTTCGAAGAGGTCAAGAAACTCTACAAGGAAACGAAGGCGAAGGCGGTCATCTACGTGCACATCGAGTTCTGCGAGTCCCAGGAATATGATCTGCCCGACCTCAAGGACATGATCAAGAAGGAAGGGATCCCGATGCACGTCCTTGACACGGAATACCAGACAACGTCCCTGTCTCACGTCCTGACCCGGGCCCAGGCGTTCTTCGAATCTCTCAAAGGGGGAGCATTATGA